A part of Denticeps clupeoides unplaced genomic scaffold, fDenClu1.1, whole genome shotgun sequence genomic DNA contains:
- the LOC114779574 gene encoding B-cadherin-like, with protein MATLHFFSFSQPREVGQRRCFPPAPSSGSSFSYFQGVCFVLQVLVLCDCRPSPVPSSHWQSSERLVRRRRDWVIPPISFPENDRGPFPKAVVQVRQPSPTSHQKPCKNQQGVSFQIHSSNAREVTILYKITGPGADLPPEGVFTIARRTGVLYVNEPLDRERTQQYKLTAHAYVAGTEEERPAEAPMEVVIKVVDQNDNRPTCSKDPFVGDVSETAVLDHPVTRVSALDDDDPATENGVVRYSIVRQDPQLPNAEMFSINAVSGVVSVASVGLDRETHGRYKLIIKAADLEGRGMSTSCTAVITVTDSNDHAPKFSHQTYTGSVEENVVGAVVARLPVTDLDQPFTAQSATVYSIVTGDQRGVFNISTGPSGMEGIITTAQALDFEQERRFTLLVAVKNRLPFAVPLRTSTATVSVIVEDVNEPPVLMPEERQLTVPEDLQVGSVITQFRAKDPDTDRHQAVRYRLLEDPAGWLEVGRDTGLVMLRKTMLRGSAYIRDGKYRAIVLAHDDDVVPATATGTLLIHVRDVNDHAPQLEEQIVQFCVLDPVPIPLTITDGDGPGNAGPFTVELQDDARVNWTVSTNPAGAVLLKPRRFVVPGEYPLALRVYDAGMLYWDGPLLAEVCQCSGSALTCTRPVPSPRQSHAPLAYAAIVLALVILLVPLLLLLFLRRTRGHKPTAPLVKEVLRGHLMDYREEGGGEDDQVYDLSQLQKAMHDPEIWCYEVLPRKLGPKQTQAISRFIHQNLCVVEGDPIAWPFDTVRVFEYEGQGSSCGSLSSLQSSSLGEDQDQDQDQVSQLLAHWGPAFRKLADMYTDGRDTRAEWV; from the exons ATGGcaacacttcacttttttagcTTCTCTCAACCACGTGAAGTTGGACAACGGAGATGTTTTCCACCAGCACCATCTTCTGGGtcttctttttcatattttcaaggCGTGTGTTTCGTCCTGCAGGTCCTGGTCCTGTGTGACTGCCGACCTTCTCCAGTACCCAGCAGCCACTGGCAG TCTTCTGAAAGGCTGGTAAGAAGGAGGAGAGACTGGGTGATCCCGCCAATCAGCTTCCCTGAGAACGACAGAGGCCCGTTTCCCAAAGCAGTGGTGCAGGTACGACAACCATCTCCAACGTCCCATCAGAAACCCTGCAAGAACCAACAGGGAGTCTCCTTTCAGATCCACTCCAGCAATGCCAGGGAGGTGACCATCCTCTACAAGATCACTGGACCAGGAGCTGACCTGCCGCCCGAGGGGGTCTTCACCATCGCCCGGCGAACGGGAGTGTTGTATGTCAACGAGCCCCTGGACCGAGAGAGAACGCAGCAGTACAAG CTCACAGCTCACGCCTACGTTGCGGGGACTGAGGAAGAACGTCCCGCTGAAGCCCCGATGGAAGTCGTCATTAAAGTGGTCGACCAAAACGACAACCGGCCCACCTGCAGCAAAGACCCTTTCGTGGGAGACGTGAGCGAGACGGCGGTGCTGG ATCACCCCGTCACGCGCGTCTCGGCGCTGGACGACGATGACCCCGCCACAGAGAACGGCGTGGTGCGCTACAGCATCGTGCGGCAGGACCCACAACTCCCCAACGCCGAGATGTTCTCCATCAATGCCGTCAGTGGGGTCGTCAGCGTGGCTTCGGTGGGCCTGGACAGAGAG ACTCACGGCAGGTACAAGTTGATCATCAAGGCTGctgacctggaggggcgtggCATGTCCACGTCTTGCACGGCCGTCATCACCGTTACCGACAGCAACGACCACGCCCCCAAATTCAGCCACCAGACT TACACAGGCTCAGTAGAAGAAAACGTTGTGGGCGCCGTGGTTGCCAGGTTACCCGTCACCGACCTGGACCAGCCGTTCACCGCGCAGTCCGCCACCGTCTACAGCATCGTTACAGGCGACCAGAGGGGCGTGTTCAACATCAGCACCGGGCCCAGCGGGATGGAGGGAATCATCACCACAGCGCAG GCCCTGGACTTCGAGCAGGAGCGCAGGTTCACTCTGCTGGTGGCCGTGAAGAATCGGCTCCCGTTCGCTGTTCCGCTGAGAACGTCCACGGCCACGGTCAGCGTCATCGTGGAGGACGTCAACGAGCCGCCCGTCCTCATGCCCGAGGAGAGACAGCTGACCGTCCCGGAGGACCTGCAGGTTGGGAGCGTGATCACTCAGTTCCGAGCGAAAGACCCGGATACGGACAGACATCAGGCAGTGAG GTACCGACTGCTGGAGGACCCTGCAGGATGGTTGGAGGTCGGCAGAGACACTGGGCTGGTGATGCTGAGGAAGACGATGCTCCGTGGCTCCGCCTACATCAGGGACGGGAAATACAGAGCGATCGTCCTGGCACATGATGACG ACGTGGTTCCAGCCACCGCCACCGGCACCTTGCTGATCCACGTGCGGGACGTGAATGACCACGCCCCTCAGCTGGAGGAGCAGATTGTCCAGTTCTGTGTCCTCGACCCTGTTCCCATTCCCCTGACCATCACGGATGGAGACGGCCCGGGGAACGCCGGACCCTTCACCGTGGAGCTCCAGGACGACGCCCGCGTCAACTGGACCGTCAGCACCAACCCTG CCGGGGCGGTGCTGCTGAAGCCGCGCCGCTTCGTGGTGCCCGGCGAGTACCCGCTGGCGCTGCGCGTGTACGACGCCGGCATGCTGTACTGGGACGGGCCCCTGCTGGCGGAGGTGTGCCAGTGCAGCGGCTCCGCCCTCACCTGCACCCGCCCGGTGCCCAGCCCGCGCCAGTCCCACGCGCCGCTGGCGTACGCCGCCATCGTCCTGGCCCTCGTCATCCTGCTCG TcccgctgctgctcctcctcttcctccggaGGACGAGGGGGCACAAACCGACGGCGCCGCTGGTGAAGGAGGTGTTGAGAGGACATCTGATGGACTACCGagaagagggagggggggaggacGACCAG gtataTGACCTCTCCCAGCTCCAGAAGGCCATGCACGACCCCGAGATTTGGTGTTACGAGGTTCTCCCCCGCAAACTTGGTCCGAAACAGACCCAGGCGATCAGCAGGTTCATTCATCAG AACCTGTGTGTGGTGGAAGGTGACCCTATTGCCTGGCCATTTGACACAGTGAGGGTGTTTGAGTAtgaaggtcaggggtcatccTGTGGGTCACTCAGCTCACTGCAGTCCAGCAGCTTGGGGGaagaccaggaccaggaccaggaccaggtCTCCCAGTTGCTGGCCCACTGGGGTCCAGCGTTCAGGAAGCTGGCAGACATGTACACAGACGGCAGGGACACCAGAGCAGAGTGGGTGTGA
- the tmem253 gene encoding transmembrane protein 253 isoform X2 yields MQMTQNMFQEGLYHVFFKERPQPRPTPTSSGEAEMRELRLVRWVMTVVNTRLLVTGVVQLVGSLACILSTVSFACVSSACSVSMTTPVWSSLFFLAAGGLAVVLQKNPDKVKVLTLTGLNIFSFLLGMCALFTFTLMKPSDTKTLTIKQRVGVSVMKGTSVVFLLQCVLASLYTLLLVWRGLRRYRDPQRTDYSRVFQEQDEHPLMDSEEFTL; encoded by the exons atGCAG ATGACGCAGAACATGTTCCAGGAAGGGCTCTACCATGTGTTCTTCAAAGAACGTCCACAACCGCGCCCCACCCCAACAAGCAGCGGTGAGGCTGAAATGAGGGAGCTGCGGTTGGTCCGCTGGGTCATGACGGTAGTGAACACTCGCCTTCTGGTGACAGGG gtggTGCAGTTGGTCGGCTCTCTGGCCTGTATTCTGTCCACCGTGTCGTTCGCGTGTGTGAGTTCCGCTTGTTCGGTCTCCATGACGACGCCCGTCTGGAGCAGCCTTTTT TTCCTCGCGGCTGGTGGACTTGCCGTTGTTCTGCAGAAGAACCCAGATAAAGTGAAA GTCCTGACACTGACGGGCCTCAACATCTTCAGCTTCCTGCTGGGAATGTGTGCGCTCTTCACCTTCACACTGATGAAGCCCAGCGACACCAAGACACTCACAATTaaacag CGTGTGGGCGTGTCAGTGATGAAGGGCACGTCAGTtgtcttcctgctgcagtgtgttctgGCGTCGCTATACACACTCCTCCTGGTATGGAGAGGCCTGAGACGCTACCGAGACCCTCAGAGGACGGATTACAGCAGGGTATTCCAG GAACAAGATGAGCACCCACTGATGGATTCAGAGGAGTTCACTCTCtaa